A DNA window from Bacteroidetes Order II. bacterium contains the following coding sequences:
- a CDS encoding glycine C-acetyltransferase: MRTAFFEHLRKNLAEIDDAGLFKRERVITSPQNNRITTADGREVLNMCANNYLGLANHPEVVSAARESFDAHGYGMASVRFICGTQDIHKTLENRLSQFLGTEDTILYSSCFDANGGLFETLLGEEDAIISDALNHASIIDGIRLCKAQRFRYENNRMDDLETKLKEASQARFKLIATDGVFSMDGIVANLAAICDLADQYNALVMVDDSHAVGFMGKMGRGTHEHCGVMDRVDVITGTLGKALGGASGGYTSGRKEIVEILRQRSRPYLFSNTLAPAITTASLKVLDLLEASTELRDRLENNTRYFRQGLEKIGLNIIPGVHPIVPVMLGDAALSQRVANRMLEKGVYVIGFFFPVVPRGSARIRTQVSAAHTHEDLDLALAAFAEVKAEFGL; encoded by the coding sequence ATGCGAACAGCATTTTTTGAACACCTTAGAAAAAATCTGGCCGAAATAGATGACGCTGGATTATTTAAACGGGAACGGGTGATTACAAGCCCACAAAATAACCGCATTACGACGGCCGATGGACGGGAAGTCCTGAATATGTGTGCAAATAACTATTTAGGATTGGCGAATCACCCCGAAGTAGTGTCAGCCGCAAGGGAAAGTTTCGATGCACATGGCTATGGCATGGCTTCGGTGCGGTTTATTTGTGGGACACAAGACATCCATAAAACATTAGAAAACCGTCTTTCACAGTTTCTGGGAACCGAAGACACAATTTTATACTCTTCTTGCTTTGATGCCAATGGCGGGTTGTTCGAGACGCTTTTGGGAGAAGAAGATGCGATTATTTCGGATGCCTTAAACCATGCCAGCATTATTGATGGTATTCGGCTTTGTAAAGCACAGCGATTTCGGTATGAAAATAACCGAATGGATGATTTGGAGACGAAATTAAAAGAAGCCAGTCAGGCACGCTTTAAACTCATTGCAACCGATGGGGTATTCTCGATGGATGGCATTGTGGCGAATTTAGCGGCCATTTGTGACTTGGCAGATCAATACAATGCTTTGGTTATGGTGGATGATAGCCATGCCGTTGGTTTTATGGGAAAAATGGGCAGAGGAACACACGAACATTGTGGAGTGATGGATCGGGTGGATGTGATTACAGGTACGTTGGGCAAAGCACTCGGTGGAGCAAGCGGAGGTTATACGAGTGGTCGGAAGGAAATTGTGGAAATACTTCGCCAGCGGTCGCGTCCGTATTTGTTCTCCAACACGCTCGCGCCCGCCATTACAACTGCCTCGCTGAAGGTGCTTGATCTTCTGGAAGCCTCCACTGAACTTCGGGATCGTTTGGAAAACAATACACGTTATTTTAGACAAGGGCTTGAAAAGATTGGACTAAACATTATTCCAGGTGTTCATCCCATTGTCCCTGTGATGCTGGGTGATGCAGCCCTCTCGCAGCGGGTGGCTAATCGGATGCTGGAAAAAGGTGTCTATGTGATTGGGTTTTTCTTTCCGGTTGTTCCTCGTGGAAGTGCACGGATTCGTACGCAGGTTTCTGCGGCCCACACCCACGAAGACCTCGATTTGGCCCTCGCGGCTTTTGCCGAGGTTAAGGCGGAGTTTGGGCTTTAG
- a CDS encoding transmembrane 220 family protein, whose product MFSTIFPKNLHIANMVFALLFFSSAILQYNDPDPIGWTVIYLMATAVCIQSGRGALAWWVPLILVGIAALWVADIAPIFLGKTDWGRMFESWKMTDPVIEVEREVGGLIIISLWMMVLSWATFKFKSH is encoded by the coding sequence ATGTTCAGTACCATTTTTCCTAAAAACCTGCATATTGCGAATATGGTTTTTGCTCTCTTATTTTTTTCATCCGCCATTTTGCAATATAATGACCCCGATCCCATCGGTTGGACGGTCATTTATCTAATGGCAACGGCGGTTTGTATCCAAAGTGGACGTGGTGCTTTGGCATGGTGGGTGCCGCTGATTTTGGTTGGGATTGCGGCTTTATGGGTTGCAGACATTGCGCCGATTTTTTTGGGAAAGACAGATTGGGGTCGCATGTTTGAGTCTTGGAAGATGACCGATCCTGTGATCGAAGTAGAACGAGAAGTTGGGGGCTTGATCATTATTTCTTTGTGGATGATGGTATTATCCTGGGCCACCTTTAAATTCAAATCCCACTAA
- a CDS encoding outer membrane beta-barrel protein yields MKKLYWGFVALIFLLTPAANAQFGIEGGLTFNQLSDAKVNNVTESFESAQGKHLGIFYGMGRNVGLRLGLRYSDAEGLYKGLSSGNTEGFKASFVEMPVDLRLRVNTPLLKPYLVAGPLLRVAAGSDNDEFKDAIKSLNVAASIGGGVELRLGGLSLYPEINYTVGVSSFLKTGATVGGISINAADDSQLNQFVIKLGIGFH; encoded by the coding sequence ATGAAAAAACTTTATTGGGGCTTTGTAGCCCTCATTTTCCTCCTGACACCTGCTGCGAATGCCCAATTTGGCATTGAAGGCGGGCTTACTTTCAACCAACTCTCGGATGCAAAAGTCAACAATGTGACCGAATCTTTTGAAAGTGCACAAGGCAAGCATCTGGGTATTTTTTATGGAATGGGCCGTAATGTAGGCCTGCGCCTTGGTCTTCGCTACTCAGATGCAGAAGGTTTGTACAAGGGGCTTTCTTCCGGAAATACGGAAGGATTCAAAGCAAGTTTTGTAGAAATGCCTGTTGATCTTCGGCTGCGGGTAAATACGCCGCTACTCAAGCCCTATTTGGTGGCAGGTCCTTTGCTCCGTGTAGCGGCTGGTTCCGATAATGACGAATTTAAGGATGCCATCAAGTCTCTTAATGTTGCAGCCAGTATTGGGGGAGGCGTAGAATTGCGGCTGGGAGGCCTTAGTCTCTATCCCGAAATTAACTACACCGTTGGAGTGTCTTCGTTCTTGAAAACGGGTGCAACCGTCGGTGGTATCTCGATAAACGCAGCGGACGACAGCCAACTCAATCAGTTCGTCATTAAATTGGGCATTGGTTTTCACTAA
- a CDS encoding VWA domain-containing protein has product MMDISGSMEGKNEGGLSGRATAAAANAGANVVERTVGGRLGNIAGSQIRKQTTKLGSAKRELIPTIKGLAESTQFSVLIFEDKVKSWRSAPVMASATNKNLAAVYIDAVQSGGGTSAKAALEQAFRVSGIDAIFFVTDGQPTDASAQEILNLVASKNRSKKIVINCIGIGEDQDEPFLRQLAAANNGQYFRK; this is encoded by the coding sequence GTGATGGATATATCGGGAAGTATGGAGGGTAAAAATGAAGGGGGGCTTTCGGGTCGGGCAACCGCAGCGGCAGCCAATGCTGGTGCGAATGTTGTAGAACGAACTGTGGGGGGGCGCCTAGGGAACATTGCTGGGAGCCAAATCAGAAAGCAGACAACCAAATTGGGGTCCGCTAAACGCGAGTTGATTCCAACAATTAAAGGTCTGGCTGAAAGCACGCAGTTTTCTGTGTTGATTTTTGAAGACAAAGTAAAATCATGGCGTTCCGCACCAGTTATGGCTTCAGCAACCAACAAAAACTTGGCGGCTGTATATATAGACGCTGTGCAATCTGGAGGAGGCACTTCAGCAAAAGCCGCTTTAGAACAGGCTTTCCGGGTTTCAGGGATAGATGCCATTTTCTTTGTAACGGATGGACAGCCAACGGATGCCAGTGCACAAGAAATCCTGAACTTAGTTGCCTCTAAGAACCGCTCAAAAAAAATCGTGATTAATTGCATTGGAATCGGTGAGGATCAGGATGAGCCATTCCTTCGCCAACTTGCCGCTGCTAATAATGGTCAGTACTTCCGGAAATAG
- a CDS encoding DUF4252 domain-containing protein, producing the protein MKLRYLTLALLLPLLSGCLGSSHMQQVRWDLERQQESGSYRKIVGVHAGPALLGLARWIVSWTDQEDDWDARRIMQHFHRAYVRVYEFRGRPTQASLRMPKALRDLQHDGWETALSVREEGSNVWMLYKERYGNVRDLYMVVVDEEDLVMIRAKGNFNELVEEAIATQNPAFRLKRKQ; encoded by the coding sequence ATGAAATTACGTTATTTAACTTTGGCTTTGCTGCTTCCTCTTCTTTCGGGCTGTTTGGGTTCTTCCCATATGCAACAGGTTCGTTGGGATTTAGAGCGCCAACAAGAGAGTGGGTCTTACCGCAAAATAGTGGGTGTCCATGCCGGACCTGCACTCTTGGGCTTGGCCCGTTGGATCGTTTCATGGACCGATCAGGAAGATGATTGGGATGCTCGGCGGATTATGCAGCACTTTCACCGCGCTTACGTCCGCGTTTATGAATTCCGAGGACGCCCCACGCAAGCCTCGCTACGAATGCCCAAGGCTTTACGCGACCTCCAACATGACGGCTGGGAAACAGCCCTCAGTGTTCGGGAAGAAGGCAGCAATGTCTGGATGCTGTATAAAGAACGGTATGGAAATGTCCGCGATTTGTATATGGTGGTAGTAGATGAAGAAGACTTGGTTATGATACGGGCCAAAGGAAATTTCAACGAATTGGTAGAAGAAGCCATTGCGACACAAAACCCTGCTTTTCGTCTTAAACGAAAGCAGTAA
- the rpsU gene encoding 30S ribosomal protein S21, whose product MVGIKIRENESIDRALRRFKRTINRSKVLRIYRETLAYTKPSETNRLARQKSDRVARKNSREEFEF is encoded by the coding sequence TTGGTAGGGATCAAAATTCGGGAAAACGAGTCTATAGACCGTGCCCTTCGCCGCTTTAAACGCACCATCAACCGTAGCAAAGTGCTTCGAATCTATCGTGAAACACTTGCCTATACAAAGCCTTCGGAAACCAATCGTTTAGCCCGTCAAAAGTCTGACCGAGTAGCCCGAAAAAACAGTCGCGAAGAATTCGAATTTTAG
- a CDS encoding DUF4252 domain-containing protein, whose product MKIFKNRLVHLVVWLIPLLVFGSTTHAQPIDFDALDRFFDEEPKIEVTLKGALLRMGARAAEAEDPEAAAMMRDIRGIYVRGYPVKGRSMEDIGRKMTGISRNLKGEGWDVVTRVRDEESNVYVMVKEGRNDDVLGMLVMVLDMDDKEPMAMFVHIDGKVDPDKIGRLTGNLNINGMEYFSSSGRRSHNRSPYVRNVCPDDDEDCIEAPKVPKMKEHCEEDEEGCVQMPRLPKFKETCKDDEEDCIETPKPIRFKVSCGDDEEDCVPMPVAAPKPPSGVMPPKAPMPPDSACPAPGKPGYKACMKAKREVDRSPLNDKKPKDRGQNMNFNDNDWDHPAVQKALRYAGMALNIEDGFDKLLHLAGSPLSNMAQAPSLTNLPYLQYSDVLSEVLVPQVRLNTRPDVQVLEGLNGNVKVRVVYDKKDRTITIDQ is encoded by the coding sequence ATGAAAATCTTTAAAAACCGCCTCGTGCATCTGGTTGTTTGGCTAATTCCCTTGCTCGTTTTTGGCAGCACCACTCATGCACAACCCATTGATTTTGACGCTTTAGATCGGTTTTTCGACGAAGAACCCAAAATTGAAGTAACCCTAAAGGGTGCGCTCCTGAGAATGGGCGCCCGCGCTGCCGAAGCAGAAGATCCCGAAGCAGCGGCCATGATGCGCGATATTCGTGGCATTTATGTGCGTGGCTATCCAGTCAAGGGCCGTTCTATGGAAGATATCGGACGTAAAATGACCGGAATCTCGCGGAACCTAAAAGGCGAAGGATGGGATGTCGTAACCCGTGTACGCGACGAGGAAAGTAATGTGTATGTGATGGTGAAAGAAGGCCGAAACGACGATGTTCTTGGCATGTTGGTGATGGTGTTGGATATGGATGACAAGGAGCCTATGGCAATGTTCGTTCACATTGATGGCAAAGTGGATCCGGATAAAATCGGACGTCTAACGGGCAACTTGAACATCAATGGTATGGAATATTTCTCTTCCAGCGGTAGGAGATCACATAACAGATCCCCTTATGTCCGCAATGTTTGCCCCGACGACGATGAAGACTGCATAGAGGCACCCAAAGTCCCTAAAATGAAGGAACATTGCGAAGAGGACGAGGAGGGCTGCGTGCAAATGCCGAGACTGCCAAAATTCAAAGAAACCTGTAAAGACGACGAAGAAGATTGTATAGAAACTCCCAAACCAATCAGATTTAAGGTTTCGTGTGGAGATGACGAAGAAGACTGTGTACCCATGCCCGTTGCCGCTCCCAAACCGCCGTCGGGGGTCATGCCACCCAAGGCGCCAATGCCACCAGATAGTGCTTGCCCCGCTCCAGGAAAACCAGGATACAAAGCCTGCATGAAAGCCAAACGCGAGGTAGATCGTTCGCCCCTTAATGACAAGAAGCCCAAAGATCGGGGACAAAACATGAACTTTAATGACAACGACTGGGATCATCCCGCCGTTCAAAAAGCCCTACGATATGCCGGAATGGCCCTCAATATTGAAGATGGCTTCGATAAATTGCTACACTTGGCGGGGTCCCCGCTTTCCAACATGGCACAAGCCCCATCCCTGACAAATTTGCCCTATCTGCAATATTCCGACGTTTTATCGGAAGTGCTAGTACCCCAAGTCCGGCTGAATACCAGACCGGATGTACAGGTGCTGGAAGGGCTGAATGGCAATGTGAAGGTGCGGGTGGTTTATGATAAAAAGGACCGCACCATTACAATAGACCAATAA
- a CDS encoding multifunctional oxoglutarate decarboxylase/oxoglutarate dehydrogenase thiamine pyrophosphate-binding subunit/dihydrolipoyllysine-residue succinyltransferase subunit yields the protein MDNLGYNTGYIEELYSQYLQNPQSVSGVWQEFFKDYRPEAATQASAQSRAAYETAVATQEQKKEQTPQILPPSVVPKQTGRSINYPPIPPQSETVWLKGAPARLATNMEDSLSVPTATSFFTVPVKLMAENRRLVNEFQRTRGGAKISFTHIIAFAMVQALKKYPNLYTAYRFEGEKPWHVKPGGINLGIAVSTTNKDGSSALVVPNIKNANEKNFAAFVGSFDDLTKRARLGKLTPEDFAGTTASLTNPGMIGTFASVPRLMVGQGLIVATGAITYPPEYLALPPDELSRMGISQVMGLTSTYDHRIIQGAESGAFLAYIGKLLLGGEKFYHQIFRDLGLAQPPFSIAMDSTPGIGRGTYNSEQELIRKQGRVIQLIRAYRWRGHRLADINPLGYDPPHIPDLDQAEYGLSIWDLDRAFFSDGLGGKDEMLLRDILDTLWETYTRKVGAEFMHIADPVEKKWLQDRIESHRMQDPLSNAQKVRILDRLNAAEALENFIHTKYIGHKRFSLEGGETMIPILDRILCDAADQEVKEVVIGMPHRGRLNVLTNILNKPYERLFREFSGMIDPNTMHGSGDVKYHLGTSGTFVAPTGSEVNVRLCANPSHLEAVGPVVEGMSRAIQEMYWVEEHNSNVNFDRVLPIIIHGDAAFAGQGVVAETLQMSQLTGYRTGGTIHIIVNNQIGFTTNPEDARSSQYASDMALMIQAPVLRVNGDDPEACVRAARLAMDYRQVFNKDIVIDMVCYRKYGHNEGDDPSYTQPLMYEQIKRKRSVRNLYLELLVRRGDLTIEQAEAAMNAFQATLHSAFDRTKELVASDEKPKAKPKYQFRYPTAIGLDKVDLIVKALSEWPSDFNVHPKLKNQFLKREKTYRENGSIDWALGEAIAFGSLLLEGHKVRISGEDSQRGTFSHRHSVLHDMESKGVYVPLNHLSEEQAPYAAFDSFLSEYAVLGFDYGFSVADPSALTIWEAQFGDFFNGAQIIFDQFIAAAEAKWNQHSGLVCLLPHGYEGQGPEHSSARLERFLQACAEENIQVCNFSTPANYFHALRRQAKMEVKKPLIVMSPKSLLRHKYVVSKPEDFTKGGFQPLIPAVSDPAQTERLVFCSGKVYFDLLERIESEGGTLQGANVALARLEQFYPFPEEEVLAEIKRYSRAKDVLWVQEEPENMGAWRFVQPYLNAQIAKGNKRAKAVRYVGRNASASTAAGLAQVHTREQNEILTGALAF from the coding sequence GTGGATAATTTAGGCTATAATACCGGGTATATCGAGGAACTTTACAGCCAATACCTCCAGAACCCGCAATCCGTTAGTGGCGTTTGGCAGGAGTTTTTCAAAGACTACCGTCCAGAAGCTGCCACACAAGCCAGTGCACAGTCTCGAGCTGCATACGAGACCGCAGTGGCCACGCAGGAACAAAAAAAGGAGCAAACGCCGCAGATTCTACCGCCATCGGTGGTACCAAAACAGACGGGGCGAAGCATTAACTACCCGCCCATACCACCGCAAAGCGAGACGGTTTGGTTAAAAGGAGCACCAGCTCGGCTTGCTACGAATATGGAAGACAGTTTGTCTGTCCCAACAGCAACCTCGTTTTTTACGGTTCCAGTAAAGTTGATGGCAGAAAACCGACGGCTGGTTAATGAGTTTCAACGAACCAGAGGCGGAGCAAAGATTTCGTTTACACACATCATTGCTTTTGCAATGGTACAGGCGCTAAAAAAATATCCGAACCTATATACGGCTTATCGCTTCGAAGGGGAAAAGCCTTGGCATGTCAAGCCAGGTGGGATTAATTTAGGTATTGCCGTAAGCACCACCAATAAAGATGGCAGTTCTGCACTGGTGGTTCCAAATATTAAAAATGCCAACGAGAAAAACTTTGCCGCATTCGTAGGTTCGTTTGATGATCTGACCAAACGGGCGCGTCTTGGTAAATTAACGCCCGAAGACTTTGCGGGTACAACGGCTTCGCTCACCAATCCGGGCATGATTGGCACGTTTGCATCGGTCCCACGTCTGATGGTTGGTCAAGGGCTGATTGTGGCTACGGGAGCGATTACCTACCCACCCGAATATCTTGCTTTGCCGCCAGATGAACTAAGCCGAATGGGCATTTCTCAGGTGATGGGCCTAACATCCACTTATGACCACCGTATTATTCAGGGTGCAGAAAGTGGTGCATTCTTGGCATATATCGGTAAACTTTTGTTGGGTGGCGAAAAATTTTATCACCAGATTTTCCGAGATCTGGGTCTTGCCCAACCGCCCTTTTCCATTGCCATGGATTCCACGCCTGGGATTGGCCGTGGAACCTATAATTCTGAGCAAGAACTTATTCGTAAACAAGGCCGGGTGATTCAGTTGATCCGCGCTTACCGTTGGCGTGGGCACCGCTTGGCGGACATTAATCCGCTGGGTTACGATCCACCGCACATTCCAGACTTGGATCAGGCAGAATATGGCTTGTCTATCTGGGATTTAGACCGTGCCTTTTTCTCCGATGGCTTGGGTGGTAAAGATGAAATGTTGCTGCGTGATATTCTCGATACGCTCTGGGAAACGTACACCCGTAAGGTTGGTGCGGAATTTATGCACATTGCGGATCCGGTAGAGAAAAAGTGGTTGCAAGACCGCATTGAATCGCATCGGATGCAAGACCCCCTTAGCAATGCACAAAAAGTACGAATTTTGGATAGGCTCAATGCTGCCGAAGCCCTCGAAAACTTTATCCATACCAAATATATTGGTCATAAACGCTTTTCGTTAGAAGGCGGGGAGACCATGATTCCGATTTTGGACCGCATTTTGTGTGATGCCGCCGACCAAGAGGTGAAAGAGGTGGTGATTGGTATGCCTCACCGTGGACGGTTGAATGTACTGACCAATATCCTCAATAAGCCTTATGAGCGTCTCTTCCGCGAGTTTTCTGGCATGATAGATCCGAATACCATGCATGGTTCCGGTGACGTGAAGTACCACTTAGGTACTTCGGGGACATTTGTGGCACCAACTGGTTCGGAAGTAAACGTCCGCTTGTGTGCCAATCCAAGCCACCTTGAAGCGGTTGGCCCGGTTGTGGAAGGCATGTCGCGGGCCATCCAAGAGATGTACTGGGTCGAAGAACATAACAGTAATGTGAATTTTGACCGAGTGTTGCCCATTATCATACATGGAGATGCCGCTTTTGCTGGACAAGGCGTGGTTGCCGAAACGTTACAGATGAGCCAATTGACAGGGTACCGCACAGGAGGGACCATTCATATCATCGTAAATAACCAAATTGGATTTACGACGAACCCCGAAGACGCGCGTTCCAGCCAATATGCTTCGGATATGGCCCTCATGATCCAAGCTCCCGTGCTACGGGTAAATGGGGACGATCCGGAAGCATGTGTACGGGCAGCCCGGCTTGCTATGGACTATCGGCAGGTGTTCAACAAAGACATCGTGATAGATATGGTTTGTTATCGCAAATACGGCCATAACGAAGGAGATGATCCGAGTTACACGCAGCCGCTCATGTATGAACAAATCAAACGTAAACGCTCCGTTAGAAACCTATACCTCGAATTGTTGGTGCGTCGTGGAGACTTGACCATTGAGCAAGCCGAAGCAGCGATGAATGCGTTTCAGGCAACCCTTCATTCGGCGTTCGATCGTACCAAAGAGCTGGTGGCATCCGACGAAAAACCAAAGGCGAAACCCAAATATCAGTTCCGTTATCCAACGGCAATTGGCCTTGATAAAGTGGACTTGATTGTTAAAGCGCTATCAGAATGGCCTTCTGATTTTAATGTGCATCCCAAATTAAAAAACCAATTCTTAAAACGGGAAAAGACGTACCGCGAAAATGGTTCGATAGACTGGGCGTTGGGTGAAGCCATTGCTTTTGGAAGCCTTTTACTCGAAGGCCACAAGGTTCGGATTAGTGGGGAAGACTCGCAACGTGGCACATTTAGCCATCGGCATTCGGTCTTGCACGATATGGAAAGCAAAGGCGTGTATGTGCCGCTTAACCATCTGTCAGAAGAACAAGCTCCTTATGCAGCTTTCGATTCTTTCCTTTCCGAATATGCGGTTCTGGGCTTTGACTATGGCTTCTCGGTAGCTGATCCTTCGGCACTGACTATTTGGGAGGCGCAATTTGGCGATTTCTTTAACGGTGCGCAAATAATTTTTGATCAGTTTATTGCTGCTGCCGAGGCAAAATGGAATCAGCACTCCGGCCTCGTTTGCCTCCTGCCACATGGCTATGAAGGCCAAGGCCCCGAACATTCCTCTGCCCGCTTGGAGCGTTTTCTACAAGCCTGCGCTGAAGAAAATATTCAAGTGTGCAATTTTAGTACGCCAGCAAATTATTTCCATGCCCTCCGGCGTCAGGCCAAAATGGAGGTGAAGAAACCCCTGATCGTGATGTCTCCTAAAAGTTTGCTGCGCCACAAATACGTGGTGTCAAAGCCCGAAGACTTCACAAAAGGTGGGTTCCAGCCGCTTATTCCTGCGGTTTCTGATCCTGCCCAGACCGAGCGACTCGTATTCTGTAGCGGAAAGGTCTATTTTGATCTCCTGGAGCGCATCGAGTCGGAAGGGGGGACGCTTCAAGGAGCGAATGTTGCGCTTGCTCGCCTGGAGCAATTTTATCCATTCCCCGAAGAGGAGGTGCTCGCCGAAATCAAACGCTATAGTCGGGCAAAAGATGTACTTTGGGTACAAGAAGAGCCGGAAAATATGGGTGCATGGCGGTTTGTTCAGCCCTACCTGAATGCGCAGATTGCCAAGGGGAACAAAAGGGCGAAAGCTGTTCGGTATGTGGGCCGGAATGCCTCGGCAAGTACTGCAGCAGGTTTGGCACAGGTCCATACCCGCGAGCAAAATGAAATTTTAACAGGGGCCTTGGCCTTCTAA
- a CDS encoding sorbosone dehydrogenase family protein: MKWCLFLLGLLSLHCNQANTPKSIGQTKIKLPEGFEINVFADNVINARSLSQSPDGTLFVGTKSEGKVYALRDEDGDGVAEKRYTIAKNMNTPNGVAYHDGALFVAEIDKIWRFDHIISHLTNPPKPVLVTDELPEETHHGWKFIAFGPDGKLYVPVGAPCNVCKEDDPVFSSILRMNPDGTGREIFASGVRNSVGFSWHPVTGHLWFTDNGRDMLGDDLPPDELNHAPVAGLHFGFPFCHAGEINDPEFGKEKPCGPSFTRPVQKLGPHVAALGMRFYTGNLFPKTYKKQIFIAEHGSWNRSNKIGYRISLVRLDERGQAHSYETFAEGWLSDDVVSGRPVDVLVWRDGSLLVSDDFGDKIYRIMWRG, encoded by the coding sequence ATGAAATGGTGTCTCTTTCTCCTCGGCCTTTTATCCCTGCATTGCAACCAAGCCAACACTCCCAAATCCATTGGACAAACGAAGATAAAATTACCGGAGGGCTTTGAAATTAATGTATTTGCAGACAACGTGATCAATGCCCGCTCCCTGAGCCAGTCTCCTGATGGAACGTTGTTTGTGGGGACTAAGTCTGAAGGCAAGGTATATGCCCTACGCGACGAAGATGGCGACGGCGTTGCAGAAAAGCGGTACACCATTGCCAAAAACATGAATACGCCAAATGGTGTTGCGTATCACGACGGTGCATTATTTGTGGCGGAAATAGACAAGATTTGGAGATTCGATCATATCATTTCTCACCTTACCAATCCTCCGAAACCTGTTTTGGTGACGGACGAATTACCCGAAGAAACCCATCACGGCTGGAAGTTTATTGCGTTTGGACCAGACGGGAAGCTATACGTACCTGTTGGTGCACCCTGCAATGTTTGTAAAGAAGACGATCCTGTTTTTTCCAGCATCCTACGCATGAATCCTGATGGAACTGGCCGCGAGATTTTTGCAAGTGGCGTCCGAAACTCCGTTGGTTTTAGTTGGCATCCGGTTACAGGCCATCTATGGTTTACGGATAACGGGCGTGATATGCTGGGAGACGACTTGCCACCCGATGAACTTAATCATGCTCCTGTGGCGGGCCTTCATTTTGGTTTTCCTTTCTGCCATGCGGGTGAAATTAATGACCCAGAGTTTGGGAAAGAAAAACCCTGTGGTCCATCTTTTACTCGGCCCGTCCAGAAACTCGGCCCTCACGTCGCGGCCCTTGGGATGCGATTTTATACAGGGAACCTTTTTCCCAAAACCTATAAAAAACAAATATTTATAGCAGAACATGGTTCTTGGAACCGAAGCAACAAGATCGGTTATCGGATCTCTCTTGTCCGTTTAGATGAACGGGGGCAAGCACATTCCTACGAAACGTTTGCCGAAGGTTGGTTGTCGGATGATGTCGTCAGTGGACGCCCGGTAGATGTACTCGTTTGGCGGGACGGCAGCCTATTGGTCTCCGACGACTTTGGGGATAAAATTTACCGAATTATGTGGCGCGGATAA
- a CDS encoding sigma-70 family RNA polymerase sigma factor, producing the protein MLRQRQKFQKLVERHKNRVFSFARYYLGNAEDAEDVTQEVLLRLWHHGMDLEETVLAAWLTRVTKNACVDALRKRQTYQAAVTTDTEHVAHLLIADEAPAPDKMLEAKQIRQRIEGALQKIGEPYRSIVVCREIQDMAYEQIAESLDIPLNTVKVYLHRARKMLREHLTTQLPYETVNS; encoded by the coding sequence ATGCTTAGACAACGGCAAAAATTCCAGAAATTGGTTGAACGGCATAAGAACCGCGTGTTTTCCTTTGCGCGGTATTACTTAGGCAATGCCGAAGACGCCGAAGATGTTACACAAGAAGTTTTGTTGCGTCTGTGGCATCATGGGATGGATCTGGAAGAAACGGTTTTAGCCGCTTGGCTAACCCGTGTAACCAAGAATGCTTGTGTGGATGCTTTGCGAAAGCGTCAAACATATCAGGCAGCCGTCACAACCGATACGGAGCATGTTGCCCATTTGTTGATTGCCGACGAAGCACCTGCGCCGGATAAGATGTTGGAGGCAAAGCAAATCCGACAACGGATTGAAGGGGCGCTCCAGAAAATCGGAGAACCGTATCGCTCCATTGTGGTTTGCCGAGAAATCCAAGACATGGCATATGAACAAATCGCTGAGTCATTGGATATTCCCCTGAACACCGTAAAAGTATATTTACATCGTGCCCGCAAAATGCTCCGAGAACACCTAACCACCCAATTGCCCTATGAAACCGTTAACTCTTGA